The genomic region CCAAGAAGCGTAAGGTGGATGTCCCTGTGTCGGTGTCCTATGCAGTCCCACAGGGCCAGCAGGTAGCCACAGTTCTAGCCATCCCTCAAGGGCAGCAGCAGAGCTATGTGTCCCTACGACCAGATTTGCTCACTGTTGACAGCGCTCAACTGTACAGCACTACAGGAACCATCACTGGTCCCACAGGCGAGACCTGGACCATCCCTGTGTACTCCACTCCCCAGCAGCAGGGGGTTACTCACATCACCATACCACAGGACACATACAACTCAATGCAAGTGTCCACCACCAATGGTAAGGACAAAATGTCCCCCAGTTCATCAAGGTCTGCAGATGTGCAGTCGCCCTCAACTGGGGCGCAGGAAGAAATAGTGCAGACCCTGTTCCCAGCGCAGTTCATGAACGGGAACATTCATATCCCTGTGGCAGTGCAGACTGTAGGAGGGTCTTACAACACCACGCAGTCGGTCCATATCTGGGATCCAAATCAGCAGCATGGCCAAGGAGACGATGGACAAGACCAGCAGCTCCATCTGCAGGTTCGAACAGACTTTCTTTGTAatctgtttttattattaacaACATTCGGTCACTCTTCCATGGCACTGATGTAATGATCAAATAATAGCATAATAATGTTAATATACCCATTTCAAAGAATAATGAACCTTTTATTCCTAAGAATATTCAAATTTGATAGAATTTGGAATTCGGAATTTGATAGACTAAACAAATGAATACGAAAAATGACATGACTAGATGTTGGTACTTAAGTAATTACACAGTTATCTAGCTGAGTTATCGTCATGGGATTACAAAGATGCTTTTCATTCTTGCTGCACTGTATCGCAGAAAGTATTAACTGTGATTATTTCATTTTGGTTTTGTGCAGGGTCACATAGAGACGGAGGCTCATGTGGAGCAGCCTACAGAGATCATGGTTCCTATCTCCCTGAAGCCAGAGGAGGGCCTGGAGGTCTGGCGTCTTTGGGTTAAGAGAAAAAATGCAGAGCTTAATAAGCAGGAAAAGACAAAGCTTGCACCCATAGGACGTAAGTCAACTAATCACTATTGGCACACACAGTCCTATTTGATATTAATCAAACAGCCCTGATGTCTATAAATGTATACTTACTCAAACAAGAATAGTTTCAGTTTCTTTTTCATTCCTGATGCATCAATGTTCATGTTTTACTTCTTAATAACTTTCATTCTGCTTTAAACTGAGAAATAAGCATGTTGATTTAGTTATAATAGCACTGATAAAAACGTTTCCTGTGCTCTTCTGTCCGTGGCGTCTTACAGGTCGTCAGCCGCTGCGTTTTCAAGAAGACTTGGTGTCAAGTGCAGTAGCCGAGCTGAACCTGGGTCTTTCCCTCATGACGCAAGAGGCACGAGGATCAGAGGAAGAGCAATTCACATCCGATGTTCTATATTATGTTTTCTTGTGCATACAAAAGGTTAGTTTTCCCATGCTTAACTTGTGCATCATGCCAACACTCTGTCTGCTTAAAGTTTTAACCTGCtcatttttgttttctttgatCAGTATCTCTCTGAAAATGGACGTGTGGATGACATTTTCTCTGATCCATATTACACACGATTTTGTGGGTGTTTACACAAAATTCTGGATGGTTGGAGACCCAGTGTCCATCCCTTAGGTTAGAGACAATCAACACTAATGCTTGTATTtcattgtgtttatagaaagacTTGCTCATTGTGTGTTTTCATCTTAGGTTATGTCAttccaagtcatgtgacagaGGAAATGCTGTGGGAGTGCAAACAGCTCGGTGCACATTCACCATCCACACTGCTCACAACCCTAATGTATTTCAACACTAAGTGAGTAACCCTGTCTCAGACTGACCTGAATATGTTCTCTTTAATGACAGACGTGCACTTGAGATGTCTCTGATGTgctaaacgtgtgtttttcacAGGCATTTCCAACTGATGACAGCTGAACAACACATGAACGTTGCTTTCTCCAAGGTCCTAAGACACACGAGGAAGAACCCCGCTAATGCCAAGGACAAAGCCACCAGTATCCGCCTTCTCAAAGGCCAAGGTCCGCAGAGTGCAGGACAGAAAGGTGCTCAATACagtaagcctaatgtgggaggAAGCCATGCTATGAGTCACAGACTTGGACAGCAGAAGTTTCTTGTGCTGATGTGTTGTCTTCTTTTTCAGGAACTGACGACATGTATGACGAGCAGATTGAGGATCCAGAGAATCCTCTTCGCTGCCCCATTAAACTTTATGACTTTTATCTCTTCAAATGGTGAGTGACTCGATCACATACATCCTGTGTAACTGGATCATTTATCAGTGTGCCTCATCGTCAACCTCTTACTATTGGGGACTGGGGCTGATTAAATGCCACATAGAAGTAAAGATGGGTACCTAAACATGTTTTTGAGAGAAATAACAGCACTGTGTAAAGGCTTAATAGCTTATTGACCATTCCCATGATCTATTATGTCTCCTAAATGTTGCAGCTATTTTTGGGTGGATATCATTTGTATTACCCAGATCTGTGCCCAATAATTAAGACCTTGAAGAACACCATAGGGACATTTGGTTGGCATTTTTGTAATGGGGAGACTTCTGAGCTTTTTCAGATATCTTGAGAGGAGCGATTACAACTTTTCGTGTATAGCTTTCCTAAAAACttacctttttctttttccagtcCTCAAAGCGCTAAAGGGAGAAACGATGCGTACTACATGACTCCAGAGCCTGTCGTTGCACCCAACAGCCCGATGTGGTACTCGTCTCAGCCCCTCACGAGTCAGCAAGTGGAGCAGGTGCTGGCCCGCATCATCGTGGTCCGAGAGATCCAGGAGATCTTCGGTGTTGTAGAGGGCATCATGAGCTAGGCTGAGAAGGCTCCCTGGACTCCAGTCACTGATTGTTGACTATGCAGTATCCATCCTGACTCTATAAACCTCAAGCCCCGTCAACtcaaatcaaatgagacaaCTTCTGAAACATCGTACAACAATTGTTTTATCTCTCTAAGGAGTTCATCTTGAATGAATCTTTTTTTTCTTACATTTTCTGTTTTCAACTGCTGGGTTGGACTGTATTCTTTGACCACCTTTTGTAAGCCATTGCCTCTGTAACCTTTAAACTGGCAAGTAAGGGAGGATTTAGTCTCACCACTGCTGGACCTATTTGACCTCCTGCCCTCTGAGCTCATCAGAGGGGGTACATTTTTCTGTAAAAGTATCAAAACAATGAGGATATTAAACCCTTTACTACTTAACCTTGCCGACTATTTACCACGTTTGCGTTTTCTTCAAAGTCCCACTATGATACATATTAATGGACGAATACAGGACCACTTCTTACAACTGTTTTTGTATATTGACTGCATTTTGAATCCTGTATTGTTACGTTCAGAGCTTAAAAACGTGTGCCTGTTTTCAAAAAAGACTTCATAGCTTATGCTTGTCAGAGTCAAACCTCAGATACAAGGTCAAAGTGTTATATTGTGGTCGTTCAGGAGATTAGAAACTTTTTTTTCTCAGTTCATAGCTAGTGATTTAAACAACCATCAAGGATATTTGCCAACTTATTCCTGTATGAATAGTGGGTTATTAAACAGGACATGCAGATGAAAAAACATTTCTTTAGCTTAATATAATCCTTATATCCAAACTCCTGACAAGCAATTCAAAAGTGAAAGTAATTTAGCGCTGTGTTAGTGGAAATGCAACTTTGACTTTTGAAGTATGGATTATTTGTGGGCCTTTTTTAAAGATGACTTGTCACACCAACAGCAGCCTGGCTATGCCTCCCTTGATATGACGTGTACATTTGGATTTACTACATTGAAAAAAAGAGTTGTAATACAGTTCTGCTTCATTTGTTTATTACTAAAAAACGAGTTGTATAGCACTGTACATTTTGCGTTTGATAATTTTGCATCTCACATTTACAAAGCTTGATATTATTTAATTGACCATTTAACCTAAATGGTGCACTCCTGTcccatgttgcagctgaaattcTTTACAGCAGTTGCTCACTGCATTTATACATCCTTTGGATTGCTAACAAAAAACCAAAAAGGTGGTTATTGCTGGTCCTTTTCATCCGAAAACGTTAAACGCAGTTGATTCAACGTCTGTTTGAAGTATTTAGGCATGGGACAGGTCACGTTGATGTCTTGTGTGTTTCCTGCCAGCGTCAGCTGTCGAGCGAGCACGTGAAGAGGAAGATGGCGGATCTTGCTCTGCTCCAGTCCAAGCTTTCCCAGCACACGCTCCGGTAATTTCTGCGCACCAAAAtgaacaaatgtgttacttatTATCAAAGGTGCACATACTGAGTGAGAGAAACTGGACTCTTGCAGAAATGTTGGTCCTCATAACCTGTTAATACATTTTTAGTGATATACCcaagtgaaagcaaaccaaaaGTCAACATGACATTTTGAATGAAAGAATAATCATCCATCAGATTTATAAAGGCACTCTTTAATGCCAATAGGGTGGTTTTGAGGATCAGTCATATTAAGAGTAGCTGGTTTGTTAACTGGGAGGGAGATGCAATTAAAAGATGCTGCTCTTCCCCAGCACAAATACTtactgtttaaatacatttataaagaatTCATAGATAGATCATATAAGGCGTACGATCAGTTGGCTGTCAGCAGCTATTTaaattatttctgattattttggCTTCTCTACCTCTACTGTAGAACCAGTAGCTGTTTACAACTAGAGGCGATTAAAACATTCATGTGTGATTTGCATAATCTGGGAAAGTTGATTCCAAAGAAAAACATCTACAACATGTttaggatttttttttaaactatttgagatacagtaatggtATATTTAATAAAACTTCTATTAGGCAATTATTATATAATGGGTTCATGAAGCGCATGGACCTATCAAAGTACAGCTTTAACAACGGGGTTGCCTCTGTTTGTCCCCTTGTCAAAATGCAGCTGATGATATTACACTCTTCCTTAAGGGTCATTTTCTATTTGTCAACTTATTGGGAGCAAATGTTGTCTTGTCTCTGTGTTACAATGTAAACATCTTACCTGAGGAGCCAGTTTGCTTGAGTGGGAATATTTGTGGTCTCCAAGAATGGGGCATGTCAGACCAAGTGCCATGTGAACTCTCATCTGGTGCTTCACTTCTGTGGATGAAAGAAGGACATTGTGTTGAAAAAATGTATCCAGTCTTCTTGAAAGGAAATTTGACAAGCTGAAATGGCAGTCTGGTAAAAGAATGAACACCCATCTTACCAGTTAAAGGCTGGAGCTCCACGAGGCTACAGCCACTGGCGCTGTCCAACACTTTGTACTTGGTCACTGCAGGCTGGGATTGCCGATTGGCGCGGACTTTGGTCACACCTTCGCCTGTATCACTCACTCTGAAAAGAGGACTTAGTGCCatctgaaataaaataaaaggtttatAGAATAGTGATACCAagaatgataattatttaaaatttgacttttttttttactaaaagCAACTGTAAATGGCAAAAGTCTACTAAGTTAACACAATGTGACCAATAGCAAACATACTATACTGTAGCAGCTCTCTGTAATTGTAAAGCTGCAACTGGTATGCGTACTCACAACTTTAACGACAATTCATTATCAAATTTAGATTTCATTTTCTGTCAGCTGAAAAAACGAATTGACACATTTTGACTGAAGAGTCACCTTGTAGTGCGGGCGAGGGCCTGGGACCTCTCTCTCTATAATGGGGATGTCGATCACTCCTTCAGATGGAACAGGTACACCCACTATGACCACCCTGAGGAGGTGGAAATGTTAAGACTCAAATATCTTTAACCACTGTGCATC from Pseudochaenichthys georgianus chromosome 5, fPseGeo1.2, whole genome shotgun sequence harbors:
- the LOC117446478 gene encoding transcriptional regulator QRICH1-like isoform X1, producing MNEQESGVVSFDEYVRQKARTVPQHRMKEFLESLSKGPEVLQEFSQQGGAATTTAMVYQQQDTNCVYADSTEVAGSLLELACPVQIQEQQDQTVGQVLQVAAPSQQDLQGISTHFIQQGELTEEQQQQIQAQLVAAVAGGQQIQLQGMQHIQLPGGQQIQLQAGQHIQLHDGQHIQLQSGQQIQLPGGQQIQLQGGQQIQLHDGQQIQLQSGQQIQLPGGQQIQLQSGQQIQLPGGQQIQLQGGQQIQLPGGQQIQLQGGQQIQLPGGQQIQLQGGQQIQLPGGQQIQLHSGQQIQLQGGQQIQLQGGQQIQLQDGQQIQIRTIETSSPSQQQDSAERRSSTVSTVLQPAKKRKVDVPVSVSYAVPQGQQVATVLAIPQGQQQSYVSLRPDLLTVDSAQLYSTTGTITGPTGETWTIPVYSTPQQQGVTHITIPQDTYNSMQVSTTNGKDKMSPSSSRSADVQSPSTGAQEEIVQTLFPAQFMNGNIHIPVAVQTVGGSYNTTQSVHIWDPNQQHGQGDDGQDQQLHLQGHIETEAHVEQPTEIMVPISLKPEEGLEVWRLWVKRKNAELNKQEKTKLAPIGRRQPLRFQEDLVSSAVAELNLGLSLMTQEARGSEEEQFTSDVLYYVFLCIQKYLSENGRVDDIFSDPYYTRFCGCLHKILDGWRPSVHPLGYVIPSHVTEEMLWECKQLGAHSPSTLLTTLMYFNTKHFQLMTAEQHMNVAFSKVLRHTRKNPANAKDKATSIRLLKGQGPQSAGQKGAQYRTDDMYDEQIEDPENPLRCPIKLYDFYLFKCPQSAKGRNDAYYMTPEPVVAPNSPMWYSSQPLTSQQVEQVLARIIVVREIQEIFGVVEGIMS
- the LOC117446478 gene encoding transcriptional regulator QRICH1-like isoform X2 codes for the protein MNEQESGVVSFDEYVRQKARTVPQHRMKEFLESLSKGPEVLQEFSQQGGAATTTAMVYQQQDTNCVYADSTEVAGSLLELACPVQIQEQQDQTVGQVLQVAAPSQQDLQGISTHFIQQGELTEEQQQQIQAQLVAAVAGGQQIQLQGMQHIQLPGGQQIQLQAGQHIQLHDGQHIQLQSGQQIQLPGGQQIQLQGGQQIQLHDGQQIQLQSGQQIQLPGGQQIQLQSGQQIQLPGGQQIQLQGGQQIQLPGGQQIQLQGGQQIQLPGGQQIQLQGGQQIQLPGGQQIQLHSGQQIQLQGGQQIQLQGGQQIQLQDGQQIQIRTIETSSPSQQQDSAERRSSTVSTVLQPAKKRKVDVPVSVSYAVPQGQQVATVLAIPQGQQQSYVSLRPDLLTVDSAQLYSTTGTITGPTGETWTIPVYSTPQQQGVTHITIPQDTYNSMQVSTTNGKDKMSPSSSRSADVQSPSTGAQEEIVQTLFPAQFMNGNIHIPVAVQTVGGSYNTTQSVHIWDPNQQHGQGDDGQDQQLHLQGHIETEAHVEQPTEIMVPISLKPEEGLEVWRLWVKRKNAELNKQEKTKLAPIGRRQPLRFQEDLVSSAVAELNLGLSLMTQEARGSEEEQFTSDVLYYVFLCIQKYLSENGRVDDIFSDPYYTRFCGCLHKILDGWRPSVHPLGYVIPSHVTEEMLWECKQLGAHSPSTLLTTLMYFNTKHFQLMTAEQHMNVAFSKVLRHTRKNPANAKDKATSIRLLKGQGPQSAGQKGTDDMYDEQIEDPENPLRCPIKLYDFYLFKCPQSAKGRNDAYYMTPEPVVAPNSPMWYSSQPLTSQQVEQVLARIIVVREIQEIFGVVEGIMS